Part of the Coregonus clupeaformis isolate EN_2021a unplaced genomic scaffold, ASM2061545v1 scaf2130, whole genome shotgun sequence genome is shown below.
ttcatatcacacaaggtcaggaagagaggtcaagcctagagctgtcctagacctgtgaaatgtcaaagggtgtaggcggatcgctgccctaaaagagttccagactgtaaacttgttattgaaagttaacttgaaatgctttggtatggtatttgtttgatatgttgagatgtcattgctacagtgaaaagctgagttgctgagaaatatttgttctaaaagtaacagtatgctgaatcattgtttgtctgttatgttgatgcagttggtgcagtttaaatggttacttacctcgagttcaaactgcagagcatatattcaaaagaaacgctttattgttctacatattttttccttttttttaaagaagggggatgtaatattcatatgtgtcagcatactgaattgtaattggatgcattatactgtcatatcatactgtgctatgattggttaagaccacccaggtggtgaggtcattctaaagatgatcatggccagagacacatggacatgccagttataggtagttaataaagagctacgtttataaatatcctgtcgtcctgcattttattattttgtacaaagcatacaaaacaagacacaCGGGACATGATTTTAGCATGGTCCCTTTTGAGTGCATAAACAGTGAGGGTGTTGACCCTAGTTTACTCGATATTCTACAATCAATTACAATATTCAGAGGACGACATATTCTTAACATGTTGGTATTGGCCAGCGTGTGACTCTCATGTGCTACACCTTCGGTTGTTGATGATCCACTTGAGGAGGAGAATACAGCGAAGGTGCCCGATTAAGAGCTCCGGGCCCGTCTATCCGACTGACGCTTCTCCCTCCCTGTACCATCGACGCTCCCTCCGCTGGTACTACCTTTCTGAACTGCCTCAACACCGTCAGCTGTGGAAACCATCCCCCAAGTCAAAACCAGCCAATGTCAGAATCCTACATAAGTTTTGTTTTTAAAGCGTATTTGAAATTCTCTTTAatgaaaagtgctatataaaataaatgtagTATTATTAAACAGAGATAGAATTcctggtcacactttatttggatagtcccgtATAAATAATCTACAGATGGGGATACTTTCAACAAacgatctgttgataagcaactgcttgccaaggttagggttagtttagaataagggtaagggttacgTTTAGGGCTAATGTTAAGGGTTAAGGCTTAGGGTTagtggatagttagttgaaatgctGACAGTTATTGAACATCTACAAAACATCCacttgggactatccaaataaagtgtaacCGAATTCCATTCGAAACCCTGCGTAATGGCATTCTGAACATAAATAATTCCATCTCTATGCGACAGAGAGGGTCACAATGCCGACGCTTCGTATGGAGCTCCAGAACCAGAGAGTTATGTTCAGAACTCTCAAGAAATCTTCAGTTCTTGATCGACAAACGAGAGATACAGCATTATGGCAAGCTTTTCATTCATCCTCCCTGAAGACGGACATTATTATATTAAGGACAACGCAGTTAACTCAGGTAAGAATAATTTAATTATTTCAGTCTTAAAACTAAAATATTAATTGATTTAATTCTTAGTAGAAAGGAAATATCTTCAAACTTAGAATAAGATGACTGTAAAGGCTTATGTTGTTAGTTACCAAGCAATGTAACCATGCAAAATGAATATTTACAGCTGTAAATGGTTTTACTTAGGCCAAGTAAAATATGCAGTGTCtcaattatctctccttcctcccaaagtgcgCACTTGTTCACTTCACTGAATTGAAaagaaatgactggtataagaaatatggtTGAAACTCCCACTAGCctatgcctccaccaatccaacgGTTTAAGATGTCTGGGAAGTAGAGAAGGAGTGCACACTTTAAGGAAATAGGAGATATTATTGGAACACACATTATTTGCCATGAGTGAAAAGGAAAATATCCCTCCCTTTCTTATAATGCTAAAAAATCTGTTTTGTTGATCCTGTGCTGTCATGGCGTTTCTTTCAGGGTGGATTTCAATGGTGACCCAACTCAACACCCTTGAAGGTCCAGAGTCAGAGAGTCAGAACATCCGTCAGAGCTTTGCAGAGATACTTGGCGACAAGTACCACTACGCGAATGCCATCGACAGCTCTCTGCTCTGGACTGTTGGGTACACCCCCTACATTCCCCCAGTTCTGAAAGGAAGAAGCTTCCCCTCTGTCGAGAGCTTCTTCCTGGATGAGTGGGAGCCACTGACACTCCTCCAGACTCTACAGGTTAtgtccaccagtgtttccatCGAGGAAGACAACCTGAACCAGTCGTCTGCAGGCCTAGTatctcaggttctgtccaccagtgttgCCATTATGGAGAATGACCTAatccagtctgctgcaggcctagtgtctcaggttctgtccaccagtgtttccattgtggagaatgacctgatccagtctgctgcaggcctagtatctcaggttctgtccaccagtgtttcgattgtggagaatgacctgatccagtctgctgcaggcctagtgtctcaggttctgtccaccagtgtttccattgtggagaatgacctgatccagtctgctgcaggcctagtgtctcaggttctgtccaccagtgtttccattgCGGAGAATGACCTGATCAagtctgctgcaggcctagtgtctcaggttctgtccaccagtgtttccattgTGGAGAATGACCTGATCCAGTCTGCTGCAGTCCTAGTATCTCAGGTTCTGTCTACCAGTGTTTCCATCGTGGAGAATGACCGGTTCCAGTCTGCTACAAATCTAGTGTCTCAGGATGAGGACTCCACCCTGAGAGCCTCCAACCAACCTGAGGTCCATGTGGCTGATGTGTCAACCAAGGGAAGTAGACTTACCATCACTATTTCTATGGGTTCAACCAAGAGTAGCCATGTTGCTTTACGTGAAGTTGATGCTAGTGCTACCAGCCTGGAGCAGTCTGCTGAGAAAATGTCTACCTCTACTACTGATGTCAACGACATCTCATCAACTGCTGCtgccaagaagaagaagaggtgtGGATTATTCTCATCTCTCTGGAGAGCTCTCAGGGGGAAGAACAAGAAGCCTGTAAGTAATAACTCATACTGTAATTCTCTTTTGTACTTAACATAATCATTTATCAACTATTTTGATGCT
Proteins encoded:
- the LOC121532528 gene encoding uncharacterized protein LOC121532528 isoform X1, producing MASFSFILPEDGHYYIKDNAVNSGWISMVTQLNTLEGPESESQNIRQSFAEILGDKYHYANAIDSSLLWTVGYTPYIPPVLKGRSFPSVESFFLDEWEPLTLLQTLQVMSTSVSIEEDNLNQSSAGLVSQVLSTSVAIMENDLIQSAAGLVSQVLSTSVSIVENDLIQSAAGLVSQVLSTSVSIVENDLIQSAAGLVSQVLSTSVSIVENDRFQSATNLVSQDEDSTLRASNQPEVHVADVSTKGSRLTITISMGSTKSSHVALREVDASATSLEQCAEKMSTSTTDVNDISSTAAAKKKKRCGLFSSLWRALRGKNKKPAKVASKKEDEINKDESRLTCHHNTIQGDH